Proteins encoded together in one Impatiens glandulifera chromosome 1, dImpGla2.1, whole genome shotgun sequence window:
- the LOC124920388 gene encoding U-box domain-containing protein 2, translated as MMEISILEMLLKNISSFILLSSRDDLSCEPARRYYKRIEEILNLLKSSIDAIVDSNINLEDPILDEACVEVGQSVLELRELMMNWNPLMSKAYFVLQIEELISKTQTSCLYIFNLLKSSHLQASFLEISAQKVKQIEGIQTFSVITKAIGRKPTSEILAEICDDLSLNSNQEILIEAIALDKLKEQVECTDEIEFINQLILLVTQIHERFIEMKQEQSSIPSDFCCPLSLDLMIDPVIVASGQTYERSYFQRWIDLGLEVCPKTRQALSNTRLIPNYNVKALIANWCEINNVKLDQDHLKSLNSNLSGVEVQIKNHIENLQSNSIEIQREATYEIRLLAKQTDNQIIIANCGAIELLVKLLISTDLNVQEHAVTALLNLSINNENKTAIANADAIEPLIHVLDTGNHEAKGNSAATLFSLSVIDENKDRIGRSRAITSLVSLLRNGTLRGRRDAATALFNLSTFHENKGRIVKAGAVKYLMELMEPGAGMVDKAVAVLSNLSTIQEGRAAICMEGGIPYLVEVVELGSGRGKEHAAAALLCLCVNSSRFCNMVLQEGAVPPLVALSNSGTPRAKKKAQALLSYFRDQMHGGRGGLERR; from the exons ATGATGGAGATATCAATATTGGAAATGCTTCTTAAGAATATCTCTTCCTTCATTCTTTTATCATCCCGTGATGATTTGAGTTGTGAACCAGCTCGTAGATACTATAAAAGGATTGAGGAGATACTGAACCTTTTGAAGTCCTCCATTGATGCTATTGTCGATTCAAACATAAATCTTGAAGACCCAATACTCGATGAGGCATGTGTAGAAGTGGGTCAATCTGTTCTTGAGCTAAGAGAATTAATGATGAACTGGAACCCACTGATGAGTAAAGCTTACTTT GTTCTGCAAATTGAAGAGTTGATTTCCAAGACTCAGACTAGTTGTCTTTACATTTTCAATCTGCTAAAATCTTCTCATCTCCAAGCATCGTTTCTTGAG ATTTCAGCACAGAAAGTTAAGCAAATAGAAGGGATACAAACATTTTCTGTAATCACTAAAGCAATTGGAAGAAAACCAACCTCGGAAATCCTGGCTGAAATTTGTGATGATTTGAGCTTGAATTCAAACCAGGAGATCTTGATTGAAGCTATTGCTCTTGACAAATTGAAAGAACAAGTAGAGTGTACTGATGAAATCGAGTTCATTAATCAATTGATCTTGCTTGTTACACAAATTCATGAACGTTTCATCGAGATGAAACAAGAACAGAGTTCAATACCATCTGATTTCTGCTGCCCTCTTTCGCTTGATCTGATGATTGATCCTGTTATAGTGGCTTCAGGTCAAACCTATGAACGGAGTTATTTCCAAAGATGGATCGATCTAGGGCTTGAAGTTTGTCCCAAGACGAGGCAGGCTCTGTCAAACACGAGGCTAATTCCTAATTACAACGTTAAGGCATTAATCGCAAACTGGTGCGAAATAAACAACGTAAAGCTAGATCAAGATCACTTGAAGTCTTTGAACTCGAATCTCTCCGGAGTTGAAGTGCAAATTAAGAACCATATAGAGAATTTGCAAAGCAATTCAATTGAGATCCAACGAGAAGCAACATACGAAATCAGGTTACTCGCCAAACAAACTGATAATCAGATCATCATTGCGAATTGCGGGGCAATCGAATTACTAGTTAAACTACTCATATCCACCGATCTCAATGTTCAAGAACATGCAGTCACAGCACTTTTAAACCTATCAATCAACAACGAAAACAAAACCGCGATCGCCAATGCAGACGCGATCGAGCCTCTGATACACGTTCTTGACACTGGTAATCACGAGGCGAAGGGGAATTCAGCTGCGACTCTGTTTAGTCTTTCGGTGATTGATGAAAACAAAGATAGGATCGGTAGATCGAGGGCGATAACATCGCTGGTATCACTATTGAGAAATGGGACTCTTCGTGGGAGAAGAGATGCGGCGACCGCTCTTTTCAATTTATCGACTTTTCATGAGAACAAGGGCAGGATTGTTAAAGCGGGGGCAGTTAAGTATCTTATGGAATTGATGGAGCCTGGTGCAGGAATGGTGGATAAGGCGGTGGCTGTGTTGTCGAATCTGAGTACGATTCAGGAAGGAAGAGCTGCGATTTGTATGGAAGGAGGGATTCCATATCTTGTGGAGGTTGTGGAATTGGGATCGGGAAGAGGAAAAGAGCATGCGGCTGCAGCTCTTTTGTGTCTTTGTGTTAATAGCAGTAGGTTTTGTAATATGGTTTTACAGGAAGGAGCTGTGCCGCCATTGGTCGCATTGTCAAACTCGGGCACTCCTCGAGCGAAGAAAAAG GCTCAGGCACTTCTCAGCTACTTCAGGGATCAAATGCATGGCGGCCGAGGAGGACTCGAGAGGAGATGA
- the LOC124919621 gene encoding suppressor of RPS4-RLD 1, translated as MASAISERVELAKFCSSRDWSKAIRVLDYLLTHSCHIQDICNRAFCYSQLDLHKHVIKDCDKALHLDPTLLQAYILKGRAFSSLGKKEDALLVWEQGYDYALRQSTDLKQLLELEELLKDGRQHLSHDENTTEADKSVHTIQVDNVVPCELMDAPVDNNKLLGTTFGQDLNGISEIHKKQNGEWKMDYKSGSNVQKDKILDTRTNGNYDSQPTGIGNLHVKLNDNSGLHNVSDDSYSKSIDPGTYSKSNDRSEMFYGLLDEVKNDTKFPVTRIAKTKTFNVDLRLSRGIEQVNEGRYVHAISIFDQILEEYPTYPEALIGRGTAYAFTRELDAAIADFTRAVKSNPSAGEAWKRRGQARAALGEYELAIADLTNALQFEPNLADVLHERGIVNFKFKDFDAAVKDLSACIKLDKDNKSAYTYLGLALSSTGEYLRAEEAHKKSIQLDKKFLEAWGHLTQFYQELANPGKALECLLHVLEINNSYAKAYYVRGLLLHGMGDHRNAIKDLTAGLSLESSNIECLYLRASCHHAIGEFKEAVKDYDNTLDLELDSMDKFVLQCLAFYQKEIALYTASRINSGLSWFDIDRDIDPLFKEYWCKRLHPKNVCEKVYRQPPLRDSLKKVKLRKQDFNMTKQKSTLLEAADSIGKRIQYSCPGFLPNRRQHRMAGLAAIEIAQKVTKAWRSLQTEWRHSNKSTSKQGKKTRRKDKMNMPNHNRGGACCSTNSPPEASTSYGGMEERSTIWTMMSWHDIYSVAVKWRQISEPCDPVVWVNKLSIKEFKAGFGSHTPLILGQEKVVRYFPNFQKTLKAAKEVIKTSKYAHSKSDKKIDLSEDGKLHDIMAAESCNDIYRIIGEDFWLATWCKSTAFEGKYLEGTRITLLKMEHGFNFAIRTPCVPSRWDDFDAEMAAAWDAVSNAYCGEVYGSSDLSVLEYVKDAILRMTYYWYNFMPLSRGSAVVGFTVLLGLFLAANMEFNGSIPEGVQVDWEAILNFEPNTFVDSVKTWLYPNLKHTNSLKDYPDVASTFETTGSVIAALSSHYN; from the exons GCCGTGCATTTTCTTCTTTGGGTAAGAAAGAAGATGCTTTGTTGGTATGGGAGCAAGGCTATGATTATGCTCTTCGTCAGTCAACAGATTTGAAGCAGCTGTTGGAACTTGAGGAGCTTCTGAAAGATGGAAGACAACATTTATCTCATGACGAAAATACTACTGAAGCAGATAAATCTGTGCATACAATTCAAGTTGATAATGTTGTTCCTTGTGAATTAATGGATGCCCCTGTTGATAATAACAAGCTTCTTGGAACCACATTCGGGCAGGACTTAAATGGCATATCTGAGATCCACAAAAAACAAAATGGTGAATGGAAGATGGATTATAAATCAGGTAGCAACGTGCAGAAGGACAAAATATTAGATACACGAACAAATGGAAATTATGATAGCCAACCAACGGGGATAGGCAACTTGCatgttaaattaaatgataattcTGGTTTGCACAATGTATCTGACGATTCATACAGCAAATCGATCGATCCTGGGACTTACAGTAAGTCAAATGATAGATCTGAAATGTTCTATGGATTACTCGATGAAGTGAAGAATGATACTAAGTTCCCCGTGACTAGAATTGCGAAGACTAAAACATTTAATGTGGATCTAAGGTTATCAAGAGGAATTGAACAG GTGAATGAAGGAAGATATGTTCATGCCATCTCTATCTTTGATCAG ATATTAGAGGAATATCCTACTTATCCCGAGGCCTTGATAGGTAGAGGTACTGCATATGCATTTACGAGAGAATTAGATGCTGCTATTGCTGATTTCACCAGG GCTGTTAAATCAAATCCATCAGCTGGCGAGGCATGGAAAAGGAGAGGTCAAGCTAGAGCTGCCTTAGGAGAATATGAGCTG GCCATTGCAGACTTGACAAATGCATTACAATTTGAGCCAAACTTGGCAGACGTATTGCATGAAAGAG GTATTGTCAACTTCAAGTTTAAGGATTTTGATGCCGCTGTGAAAGATCTATCTGCATGTATAAAGCTTgataaagataataaatctGCTTATACTTATTTG GGTTTGGCATTGTCTTCTACGGGTGAATATTTGAGAGCGGAGGAGGCACATAAGAAATCTATTCAACTTGATAAAAAATTTCTTGAAGCATGGGGTCATCTAACTCAG TTTTATCAAGAGTTGGCAAATCCAGGGAAGGCTCTTGAATGCCTTCTGCATGTTCTTGAAATTAATAATAG CTATGCCAAGGCCTATTATGTACGGGGACTACTATTGCATGGGATGGGAGATCACAG GAATGCTATCAAGGATTTAACAGCTGGGTTATCCCTTGAAAGCTCAAATATTGAGTGTTTGTATCTGCGAGCTTCATGCCACCATGCCATTGGAGAATTCAAAGAAGCG GTGAAAGATTACGATAATACATTGGATTTGGAGCTGGACTCTATGGACAAGTTTGTGCTTCAGTGCCTTGCCTTCTATCAG AAAGAAATTGCACTATACACTGCTTCCAGGATCAACAGTGGACTCTCCTGGTTTGATATAGACAGAGACATTGATCCTCTCTTCAAG GAGTATTGGTGCAAAAGGTTACACCCCAAAAATGTCTGCGAAAAGGTTTACCGCCAACCTCCTCTGCGAGATTCTCTGAAAAAGGTCAAGCTAAGAAAACAAGATTTTAATATGACAAAGCAGAAGTCTACTTTACTTGAGGCTGCGGATTCCATAGGCAAAAGGATCCAATATAGTTGTCCTGGATTTTTGCCTAACAGACGTCAG CACCGAATGGCTGGATTGGCTGCTATCGAGATAGCACAGAAAGTGACAAAAGCTTGGCGTTCTTTGCAAACTGAATGGAGGCATTCTAACAAAAGTACGTCCAAACAGGGTAAGAAAACCAGGAGAAAGGACAAAATGAATATGCCTAACCACAACAGAGGTGGTGCTTGTTGCAGTACCAACAGTCCTCCAGAAGCATCAACTTCATATGGAGGCATGGAAGAGAGATCTACCATCTGGACTATGATGTCATGGCATGATATTTATTCAGTGGCTGTTAAATGGAGACAAATCTCTGAACCTTGTGATCCAGTTGTTTGGGTTAACAAATTAAG TATCAAAGAGTTCAAGGCTGGATTTGGATCTCATACACCACTTATCCTTGGCCAAGAAAAAGTAGTTCGATACTTCCCGAATTTCCAAAA AACATTGAAAGCTGCAAAGGAAGTCATTAAGACATCGAAATATGCACACAGCAAGAGTGATAAGAAAATCGATTTATCTGAAGATGGAAAACTTCATGAT ATCATGGCTGCTGAGTCCTGCAATGATATTTATAGAATAATTGGTGAAGACTTCTGGTTAGCTACTTGGTGTAAGAGTACAGCCTTTGAAGG GAAATATCTTGAAGGCACGAGGATCACTCTTCTCAAAAT GGAACATGGATTCAACTTTGCAATTAGAACACCTTGTGTGCCTTCTAGATGGGATGATTTTGATGCAGAGATGGCAGCGGCATGGGAT GCTGTGTCCAATGCTTACTGTGGGGAAGTATATGGAAGTAGTGACCTGAGTGTTCTTGAATATGTGAAAGATGCAATCCTGAGGATGACATATTACTG GTATAACTTTATGCCACTTTCGAGAGGGTCTGCGGTTGTTGGGTTTACGGTTTTGCTTGGACTATTTCTTGCTGCTAATATGGAGTTCAATGGAAGCATACCAGAAGGTGTTCAGGTAGATTGGGAAGCCATATTGAACTTTGAACCTAACACCTTTGTAGATTCTGTAAAGACTTGGTTGTATCCGAATCTCAAGCATACCAATTCGTTGAAAGATTATCCAGATGTCGCCTCCACTTTCGAGACAACAGGGTCTGTTATTGCTGCTCTCAGTTCCCATTACAATTGA